In Triticum aestivum cultivar Chinese Spring chromosome 5B, IWGSC CS RefSeq v2.1, whole genome shotgun sequence, the following proteins share a genomic window:
- the LOC123110214 gene encoding 40S ribosomal protein S20 isoform X2, translating to MATEPAYTLPIKSGKAGFEGSQDVLHRVRITLSSTSVKNIEKVCSELVKRAKEQPLRVRGPVRMPTKVLNITTRKTPCGEGTNTWDRFEMRVHKRVIDIISSPDIIKRITSITLEPGVEVEVTISQ from the exons ATGGCGACCGAGCCGGCGTACACGCTGCCGATAAAGTCCGGCAAGGCGGGCTTCGAGGGCTCGCAGGATGTGCTGCACAGGGTCCGCATCACCCTCTCCTCCACGAGCGTCAAGAACATCGAGAAGG TGTGCTCCGAACTGGTGAAGCGCGCCAAGGAGCAGCCGCTCAGGGTCAGGGGGCCCGTCAGGATGCCCACCAAGGTGCTCAACATCACCACCAGGAAGACCCCCTGTGGAGAAG GTACCAACACCTGGGATCGGTTTGAGATGCGGGTGCACAAGAGGGTGATCGACATCATCAGCTCCCCAGACATCATCAAGCGGATCACCTCCATCACCCTCGAGcccggcgtcgaggtcgaggtgACCATCAGCCAGTAG
- the LOC123110214 gene encoding proline-rich receptor-like protein kinase PERK10 isoform X1, protein MHSSVSCYEKLLSSGRAPMLPEEALSCSPARASCGFFARQGLAASSPHELAPRARRYNLRSSKPTTCCGSPELLMRRGKEVAMEQPRRLGARPASGPPPLRRPRAPPPRSVRPAAGSTSDQPYPPPRPPTKSRILRVVRPGGGRPRGAPIHPPPWSSPSLRAATSPSASIRPPRRPDHQPSGASCLSCGRRSNNKNCRVLYVKMNRFFGLAT, encoded by the exons ATGCACAGCAGTGTGTCTTGCTACGAGAAGCTTCTGTcgtccgggcgcgctccgatgctGCCGGAGGAGGCGCTGTCGTGCTCGCCTGCGCGCGCAAGCTGCGGGTTTTTTgcaaggcaggggctcgctgcTTCTAGCCCGCACGAGCTGGCTCCAAGGGCCAGGCGCTACAACTTGAGGAGCTCGAAGCCGACTACCTGTTGTGGCTCTCCGGAGTTACTCATGCGACGTG GGAAGGAAGTCGCCATGGAACAaccccgccgccttggagctcgccccgcctccggccCACCACCTCTCCGTCGGCCTCGTGCTCCTCCGCCTCGATCCGTCCGCCCCGCCGCTGGATCCACGTCGGATCAGCCGTATCCGCCGCCCAGACCACCAACCAAGAGTCGCATCTTGCGTGTCGTGCGGCCGGGAGGAGGACGACCGAGAGGAGCGCCCATTCatccgccgccttggagctcgccctCCCTTCGGGCCGCCACCTCTCCGTCGGCCTCGATCCGTCCGCCCCGCCGCCCAGACCACCAACCAAGCGGCGCCTCTTGCCTGTCCTGTGGTCGCAGGTCGAATAATAAAAACTGCAGGGTCCTTTATGTTAAAATGAATCGTTTTTTCGGATTAGCCACTTAA